In one window of Agromyces badenianii DNA:
- a CDS encoding DUF4031 domain-containing protein, with protein MILIDTPLWPKHGTVWAHLVSDESIEELRAFADRAGLPARSFDLDHYDVPVDRYDDLVAAGAVAVSPRELVERLRRSGLRVTPRERRERAARPSLG; from the coding sequence TTGATACTCATCGACACGCCGCTCTGGCCGAAGCACGGCACCGTCTGGGCGCACCTCGTCAGCGACGAGTCGATCGAGGAACTCCGCGCTTTCGCCGATCGCGCCGGACTGCCCGCGCGATCGTTCGATCTCGACCACTACGACGTGCCGGTCGACCGCTACGACGACTTGGTCGCGGCGGGCGCCGTGGCCGTGTCTCCGAGGGAACTCGTCGAGCGGCTGCGCCGAAGCGGGCTGCGCGTCACGCCGCGTGAACGGCGGGAGCGCGCAGCCCGACCATCACTCGGTTGA
- a CDS encoding Rne/Rng family ribonuclease, whose protein sequence is MVEGNEKNTNEPEVGNASTRRRGGLFGSRRGGRSKAVDAAPVEPEAERAPVTEPAQVPSLESNDAASVEDATARPETAAAGDANDAVESGPEASVAPGDAAVTPEPAVEPEPAIVSPIPTTLTTTSLIFHAPPVLPTFDRPEREDRGVRERDDRAPRERDGRERDARDRDGRERDDEESSTIRRRTRRRSGEEGRSNSHEPANTVVKVRTPREPELITEPQKVKGSTRLEAKKQRRRDGRDAGRRRAVITEAEFLARRESVDRSMVVREKGGRIQIGVLEDGVLVEHYVARNQDASLIGNVYLGRVQNVLPSMEAAFVDIGRGRNAVLYSGEVDWEAAAENGEKNQPRRIELALKPGDRVLVQVTKDPVGHKGARLTSQVSLPGRYLVYVPNGSMNGISRKLPDTERARLKKILKEVLPDNQGVIVRTAAEGATEEQLTLDVNRLIAQWADIEKQLEKVQAPALLHSEPDLLIKIVRDVFNEDFQKMVIEGDEARQTIERYLRAVAPDLLERVEAYAGERDSFDEFRISEQIEKALDRKVWLPSGGSLVIDRTEAMTVVDVNTGKFVGSGGNLEETVTKNNLEAAEEIVRQLRLRDIGGIIVVDFIDMVLESNRDLVLRRLVECLSRDRTKHQVAEVTSLGLVQMTRKKLGLGLLESFSEPCDVCAGRGIIVHHEPVVKHRTAQQQPERRRGRGGNQQQAQAPAAPAAHTGTHAITDDVKNALAQIAASTIPHAEQKADEHATDAAGETPQAEQAETARAPKAETAEKPVEGSNGRRRGRHRRVSQEQGAAAPASSAGAPAGPVGSDDDTSAPAAEVTQILDLPVPPAPRKRPVRVAEAEVLLDSVLDALPAPKKAGEGRGRSRRVSTAALSTAGAVPVITRADGSGDDAASASTE, encoded by the coding sequence ATGGTGGAAGGCAACGAGAAGAACACGAACGAACCCGAGGTCGGCAATGCATCGACCCGTCGGCGCGGCGGCCTCTTCGGCTCCCGGCGCGGAGGCCGCTCCAAGGCGGTCGACGCTGCACCGGTCGAACCCGAGGCCGAACGCGCCCCGGTGACGGAGCCCGCGCAGGTGCCGTCGCTCGAGTCGAACGATGCGGCGAGCGTCGAGGACGCCACCGCGCGACCGGAGACGGCTGCCGCGGGTGACGCGAACGACGCGGTCGAGTCCGGCCCCGAGGCATCCGTCGCCCCTGGCGATGCTGCCGTGACGCCCGAACCGGCCGTCGAGCCCGAGCCGGCGATCGTCTCCCCGATCCCGACGACGCTCACCACGACGTCGCTGATCTTCCACGCGCCGCCCGTGCTCCCGACCTTCGATCGCCCCGAGCGCGAAGATCGCGGCGTTCGTGAGCGCGACGATCGCGCGCCTCGTGAGCGAGACGGCCGTGAGCGCGACGCTCGCGACCGAGACGGCCGTGAGCGCGACGACGAGGAGAGCTCGACGATTCGCCGGCGCACCCGTCGCCGCAGCGGCGAAGAGGGCCGTTCGAACTCGCACGAGCCCGCCAACACCGTCGTCAAGGTGCGAACGCCGCGCGAGCCCGAGCTCATCACCGAGCCGCAGAAGGTCAAGGGCTCCACGCGTCTCGAGGCGAAGAAGCAGCGCCGCCGCGACGGGCGCGACGCCGGTCGTCGCCGTGCCGTGATCACCGAGGCGGAGTTCCTCGCCCGTCGTGAGTCCGTCGACCGCTCGATGGTCGTGCGCGAGAAGGGCGGCCGCATCCAGATCGGCGTGCTCGAAGACGGCGTGCTCGTCGAGCACTACGTCGCTCGCAACCAAGACGCCTCGCTCATCGGCAACGTCTACCTCGGTCGTGTGCAGAACGTGCTGCCGAGCATGGAGGCGGCCTTCGTCGACATCGGCCGCGGACGCAACGCCGTGCTCTACTCGGGCGAGGTCGACTGGGAGGCCGCCGCCGAGAACGGCGAGAAGAACCAGCCCCGCCGCATCGAGCTCGCGCTGAAGCCCGGCGACCGGGTGCTCGTGCAGGTCACGAAAGACCCCGTGGGGCACAAGGGCGCCCGACTCACGAGCCAGGTGTCACTACCCGGCCGCTACCTCGTCTACGTGCCCAATGGCTCGATGAACGGCATCAGCCGCAAACTCCCCGACACCGAGCGGGCGCGTCTGAAGAAGATCCTCAAAGAGGTGCTGCCCGACAACCAGGGCGTCATCGTGCGCACCGCCGCCGAGGGGGCGACCGAAGAGCAGCTCACGCTCGACGTGAACCGCCTGATCGCCCAGTGGGCCGACATCGAGAAGCAGCTCGAGAAGGTGCAGGCGCCCGCGCTGCTGCACTCCGAGCCCGACCTGCTCATCAAGATCGTGCGCGACGTCTTCAACGAGGACTTCCAGAAGATGGTCATCGAGGGCGACGAAGCGCGCCAGACCATCGAGCGCTACCTGCGCGCGGTCGCTCCCGATCTGCTCGAGCGCGTCGAGGCGTACGCCGGCGAACGCGACTCCTTCGACGAGTTCCGCATCAGCGAGCAGATCGAGAAGGCGCTCGATCGCAAGGTGTGGCTTCCCTCGGGCGGCTCCCTCGTGATCGACCGCACCGAGGCGATGACCGTGGTCGACGTCAACACCGGCAAGTTCGTCGGTTCGGGCGGCAACCTCGAAGAGACCGTCACGAAGAACAACCTCGAGGCGGCCGAAGAGATCGTGCGTCAGCTCAGGCTCCGCGACATCGGCGGCATCATCGTCGTCGACTTCATCGACATGGTGCTCGAGAGCAACCGCGACCTCGTGCTGCGCCGGCTCGTCGAGTGCCTCTCCCGCGACCGCACGAAGCACCAGGTCGCCGAGGTGACCTCGCTCGGCCTCGTGCAGATGACGCGCAAGAAGCTCGGCCTCGGCCTGCTGGAGTCCTTCAGCGAGCCGTGCGACGTCTGCGCCGGGCGCGGCATCATCGTGCACCACGAGCCGGTGGTCAAGCACCGCACGGCCCAGCAGCAGCCCGAGCGCCGTCGCGGACGAGGCGGAAACCAGCAGCAGGCACAGGCGCCCGCCGCGCCTGCGGCGCACACCGGCACCCACGCGATCACCGACGACGTGAAGAACGCGCTCGCCCAGATCGCAGCGTCGACGATTCCGCACGCCGAGCAGAAGGCCGACGAGCACGCGACGGATGCCGCCGGGGAGACGCCGCAGGCCGAGCAGGCCGAGACGGCTCGCGCGCCGAAGGCCGAGACCGCCGAGAAGCCCGTCGAGGGCTCGAACGGTCGTCGTCGCGGCCGTCACCGCCGCGTATCCCAGGAGCAGGGCGCCGCCGCGCCGGCATCCTCCGCCGGTGCGCCGGCCGGCCCGGTCGGCTCCGACGACGACACGTCAGCTCCGGCAGCCGAGGTCACGCAGATCCTCGACCTGCCCGTGCCCCCGGCTCCGCGCAAGCGCCCGGTGCGCGTCGCCGAGGCCGAGGTGCTCCTCGATTCGGTGCTCGACGCACTGCCGGCCCCCAAGAAGGCGGGCGAGGGTCGCGGACGCAGCCGCCGCGTCTCGACGGCGGCGCTCAGCACGGCTGGCGCCGTGCCCGTGATCACCCGAGCCGACGGCTCGGGCGACGACGCGGCATCCGCCTCAACCGAGTGA
- a CDS encoding vitamin K epoxide reductase family protein: MPDSTRRSRPVALAVFFVIAGALGLYAAFELTIEKLLTLSDPSHVPACNVGVLVGCSTNLASWQGSLFGFPNPFIGLMAWPVVIVIGMAILAGATFARWFWVLFNVGVAGAIVFVGWLIFQSIYVLDVLCPWCMLTWAVTIPIFWALTLYNLREGHIPVPARVRRLAGAWFSWVPLITVVSYAVVILLAQVQMNAIPRVMIDLQNLFG, encoded by the coding sequence ATGCCGGACTCCACCCGACGGTCCAGACCCGTTGCCCTCGCCGTGTTCTTCGTCATCGCCGGGGCGCTCGGCCTCTACGCGGCGTTCGAACTCACGATCGAGAAACTGCTCACGCTCAGCGATCCGTCGCACGTCCCGGCGTGCAACGTCGGCGTGCTCGTCGGCTGCAGCACGAACCTCGCGTCGTGGCAGGGCTCGCTCTTCGGCTTCCCCAACCCGTTCATCGGCCTGATGGCCTGGCCCGTGGTGATCGTCATCGGCATGGCGATCCTCGCCGGCGCGACGTTCGCCCGCTGGTTCTGGGTGCTCTTCAATGTCGGCGTCGCCGGCGCGATCGTGTTCGTCGGCTGGCTGATCTTCCAGAGCATCTACGTGCTCGACGTGCTCTGCCCGTGGTGCATGCTCACCTGGGCGGTGACGATTCCGATTTTCTGGGCACTCACCCTGTACAACCTGCGCGAGGGACATATTCCGGTACCGGCACGCGTCCGTCGGCTCGCCGGCGCCTGGTTCTCCTGGGTGCCGCTCATCACGGTCGTCTCCTACGCCGTCGTGATCCTGCTCGCCCAGGTGCAGATGAACGCGATCCCGCGGGTCATGATCGACCTGCAGAACCTCTTCGGCTGA
- the ndk gene encoding nucleoside-diphosphate kinase — protein sequence MTTPIEETLVLVKPDGVARNLTGEILRRIEAKGYSLVDIRLVQADRELLTRHYEEHEGKPFYEPLIEFMQSGPIVAMRVAGNRVIEGFRVLAGTTDPTTAAPGTVRGDYGRDWGLKVQQNLVHGSDSVESAERELALWF from the coding sequence ATGACCACCCCGATCGAAGAGACCCTCGTGCTCGTCAAGCCCGACGGCGTCGCACGCAACCTCACCGGCGAGATCCTGCGCCGCATCGAAGCCAAGGGCTACTCGCTCGTCGACATCCGCCTCGTGCAGGCCGACCGCGAGCTGCTCACCCGCCACTACGAGGAGCACGAGGGCAAGCCGTTCTACGAACCGCTCATCGAGTTCATGCAGTCCGGACCCATCGTCGCGATGCGGGTCGCCGGCAACCGCGTGATCGAGGGCTTCCGCGTGCTCGCGGGCACCACCGACCCCACGACCGCGGCGCCCGGCACCGTTCGCGGCGACTACGGCCGCGACTGGGGCCTGAAGGTGCAGCAGAACCTCGTGCACGGTTCCGACTCGGTCGAGTCGGCCGAACGCGAGCTGGCTCTCTGGTTCTGA
- a CDS encoding DUF4233 domain-containing protein: protein MSDAMPAHEPDDTSNDSAGAAVAAPRSIRRSLAAIVLGFEVIVVFLAALVIWGLAQGGVEGSMPSWVALAAGGIIIVGLVATIGLLRFSWAYPLGWVIQVLIVASGFLNPAMFVVGALFGGMWWYCMVAGARIDRERAAAAAQWKEQE, encoded by the coding sequence ATGAGCGACGCGATGCCGGCTCACGAACCCGACGACACCTCGAACGACTCCGCCGGTGCGGCGGTCGCCGCACCCCGCTCCATTCGCCGGAGCCTCGCCGCCATCGTGCTCGGCTTCGAGGTCATCGTGGTCTTCCTCGCCGCCCTCGTCATCTGGGGGCTCGCGCAGGGCGGCGTCGAAGGCTCGATGCCGTCATGGGTCGCCCTGGCGGCCGGCGGCATCATCATCGTCGGCCTGGTCGCGACGATCGGGCTCCTGCGTTTCAGCTGGGCGTATCCGCTCGGCTGGGTCATCCAGGTGCTCATCGTCGCGTCGGGATTCCTCAACCCCGCGATGTTCGTCGTGGGCGCGCTCTTCGGCGGCATGTGGTGGTACTGCATGGTGGCCGGTGCACGAATCGACCGAGAACGAGCGGCCGCGGCCGCTCAATGGAAGGAACAGGAATGA
- a CDS encoding bifunctional folylpolyglutamate synthase/dihydrofolate synthase translates to MTDELDYADAADAVYRSLLDRVGEAAPEPRLDATRRAVELLGDPHRAAPVIHITGTNGKTSTSRMIESILRAGGLRTGLMTSPHLERFTERILIDGEPVTDEAIARNWEEIAPYVVMVDHELDAAGEPRLTFFEALTVLAFACFADAPVDVVVLEVGMGGEWDSTNVADGQVAVFTPIDLDHQAALGTSIEQIARTKAGIIKPEASVVTAFQAPEALTVLRDVTAEQGGSFAVEGGAFAVLDSRVAVGGQLISVKGLAGEYRDLALPLFGRHQAENAAVAIAAVESFLGAGTMRLADEVLQQGLGSVTSPGRLQIVGTEPSMLVDAAHNPHGAASLAAALEEYFDFDEVVFVLGVLAGKDVAGIVGALAGGGSRFIVTAPDSDRAVGADELAASVARVVGPERVEVAARLDDALGEARAWAAAAAKRAVIVAGSIVLVGEAIGIAADRDWGRA, encoded by the coding sequence ATGACCGACGAACTCGACTACGCCGACGCCGCAGACGCGGTCTACCGGTCGCTGCTCGACCGGGTGGGCGAAGCGGCCCCCGAGCCGCGCCTCGACGCCACCCGCCGGGCGGTGGAACTGCTCGGCGACCCGCATCGCGCGGCGCCGGTCATCCACATCACCGGCACCAACGGCAAGACGTCGACGAGCCGCATGATCGAGTCCATCCTTCGCGCAGGCGGGCTGCGCACCGGCCTCATGACGAGCCCGCACCTCGAGCGCTTCACCGAGCGCATCCTCATCGACGGCGAGCCGGTCACAGACGAGGCGATCGCCCGCAACTGGGAGGAGATCGCGCCGTACGTCGTGATGGTCGACCACGAGCTCGACGCGGCCGGCGAGCCGCGGCTCACCTTCTTCGAGGCGTTGACCGTGCTCGCGTTCGCGTGCTTCGCCGACGCGCCGGTCGACGTGGTGGTGCTCGAGGTGGGCATGGGCGGCGAATGGGACTCGACGAACGTGGCCGACGGCCAGGTCGCCGTGTTCACGCCGATCGACCTCGACCACCAGGCGGCGCTCGGCACCTCGATCGAGCAGATCGCGCGCACCAAGGCGGGCATCATCAAGCCCGAGGCATCCGTCGTCACGGCCTTCCAGGCACCCGAGGCGCTCACCGTGCTGCGCGACGTGACCGCCGAGCAGGGCGGCTCGTTCGCCGTCGAGGGCGGCGCCTTCGCGGTGCTCGACTCGCGCGTCGCCGTCGGCGGTCAGCTCATCTCGGTGAAGGGGCTCGCGGGGGAGTACCGCGACCTCGCGCTGCCGCTCTTCGGACGTCACCAGGCCGAGAACGCCGCGGTGGCGATCGCCGCCGTCGAGTCGTTCCTCGGGGCCGGCACGATGCGTCTCGCCGACGAGGTGCTGCAGCAGGGGCTCGGCTCGGTGACCTCACCGGGCCGCCTGCAGATCGTCGGCACCGAACCCTCGATGCTCGTCGACGCCGCGCACAATCCGCACGGCGCCGCGTCGCTCGCGGCCGCGCTCGAGGAGTACTTCGACTTCGACGAGGTCGTGTTCGTGCTCGGCGTGCTCGCCGGCAAAGACGTCGCCGGCATCGTCGGCGCACTCGCCGGGGGCGGGTCCCGGTTCATCGTCACCGCGCCCGACTCCGATCGCGCGGTCGGCGCCGACGAGCTCGCGGCATCCGTCGCGCGTGTCGTCGGACCCGAACGGGTCGAGGTCGCCGCACGGCTCGACGACGCTCTCGGCGAGGCTCGTGCCTGGGCGGCGGCCGCGGCGAAGCGCGCGGTGATCGTCGCCGGTTCGATCGTGCTGGTCGGTGAGGCGATCGGCATCGCCGCCGACCGCGATTGGGGTCGCGCATGA
- the ileS gene encoding isoleucine--tRNA ligase: MYPRTPDDHGVAPSPEFPAVERDVLAFWKADGTFQASIDQREGAPEWVFYDGPPFANGLPHYGHLLTGYAKDLFPRFQTMRGKQVHRRFGWDTHGLPAELEAERQLGITDKSEIEEMGIAAFNQAARDAVLRYTTEWQEYVTRQARWVDFEHDYKTLDVTFMESVIWAFKTLHEKGLAYEGYRVLPYCWRDQTPLSNHELRMDDDVYKMRQDQTVTVTFPLVGPKAESLGLTAVRALAWTTTPWTLPTNFALAVGPDIEYAVVPAGPHGTPDATVLREKAGGAASDTEVLGGEYLLAVDLVGNYAKELGYDSVDEARAAISRTVRGAELEGVAYDRLFDYYADVEAYGLQNAWRILVADYVTTEDGTGIVHQAPAYGEEDQKISEAAGIPVIISLDEGGRFLPAVTDVAGQLWSDANKPLTQLIKAEGRLLRQASYEHSYPHCWRCRNPLIYKAVSSWFIRVPEFRDRMGELNHDINWVPDNVKDGQFGKWVAGARDWSISRNRYWGSPIPVWKSDDPEYPRIDVYGSLEELERDFGRLPVNPEGEPDLHRPYIDELVRPNPDDPTGRSTMRRIPDIFDVWFDSGSMPFAQVHYPFENQEWFDSHNPADFIVEYIGQTRGWFYVMHVLSTALFDRRAFSNVVSHGIVLGSDGQKMSKSLRNYPDVSEVFERDGSDAMRWFLMSSSVLRGGNLIVTEEGIREGVRQFMLPLWSTWYFFSLYANSAQGGGYEASARADSTDVLDRYLLAKLGELVTDVTADLEEFDSPLAAAKLRDFGDVLTNWYVRRSRDRFWAGVDADGSGREAFDTLYTVLETLTRLSAPLLPLLSEQIWRGLTGGRSVHLADWPDAAGFPVDHELVAAMDSVREISSAALSLRKQSGRRVRLPLARLTVVARDASALAPFEAIVRDELNVKTVDLVTLDASSAERFGVTKRLTVNARAAGPRLGKTVQQAIQAARSGDWSVDGDAVVAGGIALESGEYELVLEAGGTDDGSSALALLADGGFVILDTATTPELEAEGLARDIVRAVQESRKAAGLDVGDRIRLALTLDESGAAAAERHRALIAGETLATELAVIAGSPGMDAKAVGESSRLTVEVTKA; encoded by the coding sequence GTGTACCCCCGTACCCCAGACGACCACGGTGTCGCCCCCTCACCCGAGTTCCCCGCCGTCGAGCGCGACGTGCTCGCCTTCTGGAAGGCCGACGGCACGTTCCAGGCCTCGATCGACCAGCGCGAGGGCGCACCGGAGTGGGTGTTCTACGACGGCCCGCCCTTCGCCAACGGCCTTCCGCACTACGGCCACCTCCTCACCGGCTACGCGAAAGACCTCTTCCCGCGCTTCCAGACGATGCGCGGCAAGCAGGTGCACCGCCGCTTCGGCTGGGACACCCACGGCCTGCCCGCCGAACTCGAGGCCGAGCGCCAGCTCGGCATCACCGACAAGAGCGAGATCGAGGAGATGGGCATCGCGGCCTTCAACCAGGCCGCCCGCGACGCCGTGCTCCGGTACACGACGGAGTGGCAGGAGTACGTCACCCGCCAGGCGCGCTGGGTCGACTTCGAGCACGATTACAAGACCCTCGACGTGACCTTCATGGAGAGCGTGATCTGGGCGTTCAAGACCCTGCACGAGAAGGGCCTCGCCTACGAGGGCTACCGCGTGCTGCCCTACTGCTGGCGCGACCAGACGCCGCTCTCCAACCACGAACTGCGCATGGACGACGACGTCTACAAGATGCGTCAAGACCAGACGGTCACCGTGACCTTTCCGCTCGTCGGACCGAAGGCGGAGTCGCTCGGCCTCACGGCCGTGCGCGCGCTCGCGTGGACGACCACTCCGTGGACCCTGCCCACGAACTTCGCGCTCGCGGTGGGGCCCGACATCGAGTACGCCGTCGTGCCCGCCGGGCCGCACGGCACGCCCGATGCCACCGTGCTGCGCGAGAAGGCCGGCGGCGCGGCATCCGACACCGAGGTGCTCGGCGGCGAGTACCTGCTGGCCGTCGACCTCGTCGGCAACTACGCGAAGGAGCTCGGCTACGACTCCGTCGATGAGGCACGGGCCGCGATCTCGCGCACCGTGCGCGGAGCCGAGCTCGAGGGCGTCGCGTACGACCGGCTCTTCGACTACTACGCCGATGTCGAGGCGTACGGCTTGCAGAACGCCTGGCGCATCCTCGTCGCCGACTACGTCACGACCGAAGACGGCACGGGCATCGTGCACCAGGCTCCCGCCTACGGCGAGGAGGACCAGAAGATCTCCGAAGCGGCCGGCATCCCGGTAATCATCTCGCTCGACGAGGGCGGCCGGTTCCTGCCGGCGGTGACGGATGTCGCGGGGCAGCTCTGGAGCGACGCGAACAAGCCGCTCACCCAGCTCATCAAGGCCGAGGGTCGACTGCTCCGCCAGGCGAGCTACGAGCACTCGTACCCGCACTGCTGGCGCTGCCGCAACCCGCTCATCTACAAGGCGGTCTCGAGCTGGTTCATCCGCGTGCCCGAGTTCCGCGACCGCATGGGCGAGCTCAATCACGACATCAACTGGGTGCCCGACAACGTGAAAGACGGGCAGTTCGGCAAGTGGGTCGCCGGCGCCCGCGACTGGTCGATCAGCCGCAACCGCTACTGGGGTTCGCCGATCCCGGTGTGGAAGAGCGACGACCCCGAGTACCCCCGCATCGACGTCTACGGGTCGCTCGAAGAGCTCGAGCGCGACTTCGGCCGGCTGCCGGTCAACCCCGAGGGCGAGCCCGACCTGCACCGCCCCTACATCGACGAGCTCGTGCGCCCGAACCCCGACGACCCGACGGGCCGCTCGACGATGCGGCGCATCCCCGACATCTTCGACGTGTGGTTCGACTCGGGCTCGATGCCGTTCGCGCAGGTGCACTACCCGTTCGAGAACCAGGAGTGGTTCGACAGCCACAACCCGGCCGACTTCATCGTCGAGTACATCGGCCAGACCCGCGGCTGGTTCTACGTCATGCACGTGCTCTCGACCGCGCTGTTCGACCGGCGCGCGTTCTCGAACGTCGTGAGCCACGGCATCGTGCTCGGCAGCGACGGGCAGAAGATGTCGAAGTCGTTGCGCAACTACCCCGACGTCTCCGAGGTGTTCGAACGCGACGGCTCCGACGCGATGCGCTGGTTCCTGATGTCGAGCTCGGTGCTGCGCGGCGGCAACCTCATCGTCACCGAAGAGGGCATCCGCGAGGGCGTGCGGCAGTTCATGCTGCCGCTCTGGAGCACCTGGTACTTCTTCTCGCTGTACGCGAACTCGGCGCAGGGCGGCGGCTACGAGGCATCCGCTCGCGCGGACTCGACCGACGTGCTCGACCGGTACCTGCTCGCCAAGCTCGGTGAGCTCGTGACCGACGTCACCGCCGACCTCGAAGAGTTCGACTCGCCGCTCGCTGCGGCGAAGCTCCGGGACTTCGGCGACGTGCTGACCAACTGGTACGTGCGTCGTTCGCGCGACCGGTTCTGGGCGGGCGTCGACGCCGACGGCTCGGGTCGTGAGGCGTTCGACACCCTCTACACCGTGCTCGAGACGCTCACCCGCCTCTCCGCCCCGCTGCTGCCGCTCCTCTCCGAGCAGATCTGGCGGGGCCTCACGGGCGGTCGCAGCGTGCACCTGGCCGACTGGCCCGACGCCGCCGGGTTCCCGGTCGACCACGAGCTCGTCGCCGCGATGGACTCGGTGCGCGAGATCAGCTCTGCGGCGCTCTCGCTGCGCAAGCAGTCGGGGCGTCGGGTGCGGCTGCCGCTCGCCAGGCTCACGGTCGTGGCGAGGGATGCCTCGGCGCTCGCGCCATTCGAGGCGATCGTGCGCGACGAGCTCAACGTGAAGACCGTCGACCTCGTGACCCTCGACGCCTCGAGCGCCGAGCGATTCGGAGTCACCAAACGACTCACCGTCAACGCGCGTGCCGCCGGGCCTCGGCTCGGCAAGACCGTGCAGCAGGCGATCCAGGCCGCTCGCTCGGGCGACTGGAGCGTCGACGGCGACGCGGTGGTCGCCGGCGGCATCGCGCTCGAGTCGGGAGAGTACGAACTCGTGCTCGAGGCAGGCGGCACCGACGACGGGTCGAGCGCCCTCGCCCTGCTCGCCGACGGCGGTTTCGTGATCCTCGACACCGCGACGACTCCCGAGCTCGAAGCCGAAGGGCTCGCCCGCGACATCGTGCGCGCCGTGCAGGAGTCGCGCAAGGCCGCCGGCCTCGACGTCGGCGACCGCATCCGGCTCGCGCTCACCCTCGACGAGTCGGGCGCGGCGGCAGCCGAGCGGCACCGCGCGCTCATCGCGGGAGAGACGCTCGCGACCGAGCTCGCCGTGATCGCCGGGTCGCCCGGCATGGACGCGAAGGCGGTCGGCGAATCGTCTCGCCTGACCGTGGAGGTGACGAAGGCATGA
- a CDS encoding GntR family transcriptional regulator, with protein MLIRLDPALEAPLFEQLAAGLRASIIDGRLAGGERLPASRELAASLKVNVHTVLRAYHRLRDERLIELHRGRGAVVAVRIGGHSALAGAVHDLVDEAKNHELPEAALLALVSEAYRSAPRASGVLRAAPRR; from the coding sequence GTGCTCATCCGCCTCGACCCCGCCCTCGAAGCACCGCTCTTCGAGCAGCTCGCCGCCGGCCTGCGCGCCTCGATCATCGACGGGCGCCTCGCCGGCGGCGAACGCCTGCCGGCGTCCAGAGAGCTCGCCGCCTCCCTGAAGGTGAACGTGCACACCGTGCTCCGGGCCTACCATCGGCTCCGCGACGAGCGGCTCATCGAGCTCCACCGCGGCAGGGGCGCCGTCGTGGCCGTTCGCATCGGCGGCCACAGTGCGCTCGCCGGAGCCGTTCATGACCTCGTCGACGAGGCGAAGAACCACGAACTGCCCGAGGCCGCGCTCCTCGCCCTCGTCAGCGAGGCGTACCGCTCGGCACCCAGGGCCTCGGGCGTGCTTCGCGCCGCCCCGAGACGGTAG